A portion of the Daphnia magna isolate NIES linkage group LG4, ASM2063170v1.1, whole genome shotgun sequence genome contains these proteins:
- the LOC116921684 gene encoding ataxin-10 isoform X1 has protein sequence MSIASKDSFWIEFENTLTDKVLNLSASHENYQSLLHELETLTRLTVEDDFRLSIPNEVLKLLLKIMQKSIHISLSVECARILRNSCGKNWQTFPQTWNQLLEECMQLLKSFLSKESPVEEVVLSNIILQCIGNLLNLWPSLSGTIWDNLQSELCNLISHRDEKISLYSSCVMYGLLRNSAIMREEIVGEKWKDLVSGLIMSSHKGVLYSQFSIKLYLCDQNLLEKMYEKQELGSRLLLLHQISEFAPECEVDVRNWQFFSRLFQERSSIILRTCESSTMDLEAMEVTGLVEILAKSSSNHVCHRELCPDEDLLVITIDLLRSIHCLGQSGSNYFTAINDHFGSVEPHPALNFKCNLVRLLGNLCFKNPTAQDRVRELEAIAPLLECCNLDARNPFIQQWSILAIRNVCEKNTANQEIIGSMSQRGVVQPTVLEDLGMVVEATDSGISLRSAGLNQNP, from the exons ATGAGCATTGCGTCAAAGGATTCGTTTTGGATTGAATTCGAAAATACATTGACGGATAAAGTGCTTAATTTGAGTGCGTCACATGAAAATTATCAATCGCTACTGCATGAACTGGAGACTTTAACTCGGCTGACAGTTGAGGATGATTTTAG GTTGTCAATCCCCAATGAAGTTCTAAAGCTTTTGCTAAAAATCATGCAGAAATCAATACATATTTCATTATCAGTTGAATGTGCCCGCATTCTAAGAAACAGTTGTGGGAAAAACTGGCAAACATTCCCCCAGACATGGAATCAGTTGCTTGAAGAATGCATGCAGCTTTTAAAAAGCTTTCTTTCTAAAGAGTCTCCAGTGGAAGAAGTTGTGCTTTCCAATATAATTCTTCAATGCATTGGCAACCTATTAAACTTATGGCCAAGTTTATCTGGAACTATATGGGATAATCTTCAAAGTGAATTGTG taACCTAATTTCACACCGTGATGAGAAAATAAGTTTGTATTCATCTTGTGTCATGTATGGATTGCTCAGAAATTCTGCCATTATGAGGGAAGAAATTGTAGGCGAAAAATGGAAAGACCTAGTATCTGGGTTGATTATGTCTTCCCATAAAGGGGTACTGTATTC aCAATTTTCCATCAAATTATACCTATGTGACCAAAACCTGTtagaaaaaatgtatgaaaAGCAAGAATTAGGGTCGAGACTCCTACTCCTTCATCAGATTTCAGAATTCGCCCCAGAATGCGAAGTGGACGTCCGAAATTGGCAATTTTTCAGCCGACTATTTCAAG AAAGATCAAGCATAATTTTGCGAACTTGCGAAAGTTCAACGATGGATTTGGAAGCAATGGAAGTGACTGGCCTGGTTGAGATATTGGCAAAAAGCTCATCCAATCATGTATGCCATCGAGAGCTTTGCCCCGATGAGGACCTCTTGGTTATTACAATTG ATTTACTTCGCAGCATACATTGTCTAGGCCAATCAGGATCAAACTATTTTACGGCTATTAACGATCATTTTGGATCCGTTGAACCTCATCCGGCCTTAAATTTCAAATGCAATTTGGTGCGTTTGCTTGGAAATCTTTGTTTCAAAAATCCTACTGCCCAAGATCGAGTCCGTGAGCTCGAAGCTATCGCGCCGCTTCTCGAGTGCTGCAACTTGGATGCCCGTAACCCATTCATCCAACAGTGGTCTATTCTTGCGATTCGCAATGTATGTGAAAAGAACACAGCTAACCAAGAAATCATTGGGTCGATGAGTCAAAGAGGGGTTGTCCAGCCCACCGTGTTGGAAGATCTCGGTATGGTGGTTGAGGCAACCGATTCGGGGATTTCCCTACGTTCGGCtggtttaaatcaaaatcccTAG
- the LOC116921701 gene encoding uncharacterized protein LOC116921701, translated as MVAAVHLQRMILDALVLLVLTVNHSEEAIMKSINFQKALTEYHHQISRSSSPLQSKAASEVLGITDPNLAVTSDLAEFLLSIVANVLTIWGFAQQQDTNKETERNENKTKTETTELIGKWNSTLESFSARMEDVKQSLMELNCRLDGSQAIKNKSPISRACQQFIQPPISASTKIIPLAKQTSILKKSNFMSTPQYWLGLTK; from the exons atggtcGCTGCAGTACATTTACAGAGAATGATTCTTGATGCATTAGTTTTGCTAGTGCTGACCGTGAATCATTCAGAAGAAGCGATAATGAAATccattaattttcaaaaag CTTTAACTGAATATCATCACCAGATCAGCAGAAGTTCATCGCCTCTGCAATCGAAGGCAGCTTCAGAGGTTCTCGGCATTACCGATCCTAATCTAGCGGTAACAAGTGACCTAGCAGAATTTTTGCTATCGATTGTAGCAAACGTGTTAACCATCTGGGGGTTTGCGCAACAACAAGATACAAATAAGGAGacagaaagaaatgaaaacaaaaccaaaaccgAAACCACTGAATTGATCGGAAAATGGAATTCTACTCTGGAAAGTTTTAGTGCTCGGATGGAAGATGTCAAGCAATCTCTAATGGAGTTGAATTGCCGTCTAGACGGAAGTCAAGCAATCAAAAACAAGAGTCCCATCAGCCGAGCATGCCAGCAGTTTATTCAACCACCTATTTCGGCTTCAACAAAGATCATTCCATTGGCGAAACAAAccagtattttaaaaaaaagcaactTCATGTCGACTCCCCAGTATTGGCTAGgattaacaaaataa
- the LOC116921676 gene encoding cullin-3-A gives MMKGGLGGGSKKEGKMRIRAFPMTMDERYVENIWSLLKSAIQEIQKKNNSGLSFEELYRNAYTMVLHKHGERLYNGLREVVTHHLESKVRQDVLASLNNNFLQTLNQAWNDHQTSMVMIRDILMYMDRVYVQQNNVDNVYNLGLIIFRDQVVRYGGIRDHLRHILLEMVVRERKGEVADKLSVRAACQMLMVLGIDSRAVYEEDFERPFLSQSAEFYRSESQRFLGENSASVYIKKVEARINEESERAKHYLDESTEQRIVAVVEEELIQKHMKTIVEMENSGVVHMLKCQKTDDLHCMYKLLGRVSDGLRTMASCVSAHLREEGKALVNVDESGANALNFVQSLLDLKDRYDTFLVKSFVNDPIFKKMISSDFEYFLNLNLKSPEYLSLFIDDKLKKGVKGMTEQDIELVLDKTMVLFRFLQEKDIFERYYKQHLAKRLLLNKSVSDDSEKNMISKLKTECGCQFTSKLEGMFKDMSISNMLMEDFKNHIQTSGTSLCGVDLSVRVLTTGFWPTQSPATCTLPLAPRNAFEVFRRFYLAKHSGRQLTLQPGLGSADLSAVFYGPRREESELKEKSDGPSSSTSSTSANGPRKHIISVSTYQMCILMLFNTRDRLTYDDIMNETDIPKKDLDRALQSLAMGKPTQRVLVKSPKGKDILPSSIFAVNDSFTSKLHRVKIQTVAAKGESEPERKETRSKVDEDRKHEIEAAIVRIMKARKTMQHNVLVSEVTEQLKSRFLPSPVIIKKRIEGLIEREYLARTPEDRKVYTYVA, from the exons ATGATGAAAGGTGGTCTTGGCGGCGGTTCAAAGAAAGAAGGCAAAATGCGAATCcgtgcattccct ATGACAATGGACGAGAGGTATGTGGAAAACATCTGGAGTTTATTGAAGAGTGCCATTCAAGAAATCCAGAAGAAGAATAACTCTGGTCTCAGTTTTGAAGAACTTTACCGAAATGCTTATACCATGGTTCTCCATAAACATGGAGAAAGACTGTACAATGGCCTTAGAGAAGTTGTCACTCATCATTTAGAATCTAAA GTACGTCAAGATGTTCTTGCTTCCTTgaacaacaattttcttcAGACTTTAAATCAAGCATGGAATGATCATCAAACATCAATGGTTATGATACGTGACATCCTTATGTACATGGACAGAGTATATGTTCAGCAAAACAATGTTGATAATGTCTACAATCTTGGGTTGATAATTTTTCGTGATCAA gTAGTTCGTTATGGAGGAATCCGGGACCACCTACGACACATTCTTTTAGAGATGGTTGTCAGAGAGCGTAAAGGAGAAGTTGCAGATAAGCTGTCCGTCAGAGCAGCTTGTCAGATGCTCATGGTGCTCGGAATCGACAGTCGTGCTGTCTATGAAGAAGATTTTGAAAGGCCGTTTCTTTCTCAGTCTGCAGAATTCTACAGG TCCGAGAGTCAGCGGTTTCTAGGAGAAAATTCAGCTTCTGTCTATATTAAAAAAGTTGAGGCTCGTATTAATGAAGAATCGGAAAGAGCTAAACATTACTTGGACGAGTCGACTGAGCAGCGCATCGTTGCAGTTGTGGAAGAAGAACTCATACAGAAACACATGAAAACCATCGTAGaa ATGGAAAATTCTGGTGTGGTCCACATGTTGAAATGCCAAAAAACGGATGATCTGCACTGCATGTATAAGTTGTTAGGTCGCGTATCCGATGGTTTACGAACCATGGCAAGCTGCGTCAGCGCGCATTTACGAGAGGAAGGTAAAGCCTTGGTCAACGTTGACGAATCGGGTGCAAACGCTTTGAACTTTGTACAG AGCCTGCTGGACCTTAAAGATCGTTATGATACCTTCCTGGTCAAATCATTTGTGAATGATCCCATTTTTAAGAAAATGATCTCCTCAGACTTCGAATACTTTcttaatttgaatttgaaatctCCTGAATATTTATCACTCTTCATCGATGATAAACTCAAAAAGGGCGTTAAAGGAATGACAGAGCAGGACATAGAATTGGTGCTGGACAAAACCATGGTTTTGTTCCGTTTTCTTCAGGAGAAAGATATTTTTGAACGTTACTACAAACAGCATCTGGCTAAACGACTCCTCCTAAATAAATCTGTTAGTGATGATAGCGAGAAGAACATGATATCCAAATTAAAG ACTGAATGCGGGTGTCAATTTACCTCGAAATTAGAGGGTATGTTCAAAGACATGTCTATCTCCAACATGCTCATGGAAGACTTCAAAAATCACATTCAAACATCAGGa ACATCTCTGTGCGGAGTGGATTTGAGCGTACGTGTACTTACCACTGGGTTTTGGCCAACACAATCTCCCGCAACTTGTACGCTGCCTTTGGCACCACGAAACGCTTTCGAAGTCTTTCGCCGCTTTTATTTAGCTAAGCACAGTGGCCGACAGTTGACGTTGCAACCTGGACTCGGATCCGCCGATCTAAGTGCTGTCTTTTACGGACCTAGACGAGAGGAGTCTGAATTGAAGGAGAAATC AGATGGTCCCAGCTCGTCAACTTCCTCGACCTCAGCTAATGGACCACGAAAGCACATAATTTCAGTCTCAACCTATCAGATGTGTATTCTTATGCTGTTTAACACAAGGGATAGGTTGACTTACGAT GATATAATGAATGAAACTGATATACCGAAGAAAGATCTGGATCGAGCACTGCAGTCGTTAGCAATGGGCAAACCAACTCAGCGTGTTCTTGTTAAAAGCCCCAAGGGTAAAGACATTCTTCCTAGTTCGATCTTTGCCGTCAACGACAGTTTCACGTCAAAACTCCACAG GGTGAAAATACAGACAGTTGCAGCTAAGGGTGAATCCGAACCCGAAAGGAAAGAGACGCGCTCGAAGGTCGATGAGGACAGAAAACACGAAATTGAGGCAGCGATTGTACGCATTATGAAAGCACGGAAAACTATGCAG CACAACGTGTTAGTAAGTGAAGTTACTGAACAATTGAAAAGCCGATTCCTGCCTTCGCCAGTGATAATCAAAAAACGAATTGAAGGTTTAATTGAGCGTGAATACTTGGCACGTACACCAGAAGACAG GAAAGTTTATACATATGTGGCCTAG
- the LOC116921700 gene encoding thioredoxin reductase-like selenoprotein T, whose translation MNFALHSVRSFVIAIKLQWVYSQVIIKSLKRKENSTSSGISVVAYELTVIARFLACILIDLLDLRSSSPFGYRKVFEQYAAILEQKYPSLAIEGLNHPPPFLNQKIAQFLGIVKILLILLVVSGTNIFQHLGVQTPSVWEWTQQNKFYACLMTFFLCNAVEGQLISTGAFEITLNDVPLWSKLETGRIPQPPELFQMIDNHLSMASPQLSLNS comes from the exons ATGAATTTCGCGCTTCATTCCGTTCGAAGCTTCGTGATAGCGATCAAATTACAGTGGGTGTACAGCCAGGTCATTATAAAgtcgttaaaaagaaaagaaaatag TACCTCATCAGGGATCTCTGTCGTTGCTTATGAGCTCACCGTAATTGC GAGATTCCTAGCTTGCATCTTAATCGATTTGTTGGACCTTCGATCAAGTTCACCTTTTG GTTATCGCAAAGTGTTTGAACAGTATGCTGCAATTCTCGAACAGAAGTATCCATCTTTGGCAATTGAAGGGTTGAATCATCCTCCACCCTTCTTAAACCAAAAGATTGCTCAATTTCTG gGAATTGTGAAAATACTGCTCATACTTCTGGTAGTTTCTGGTACCAACATTTTCCAGCATTTAGGTGTACAAACTCCTTCAGTTTGGGAATGGACTCAGCAGAACAAATTCTATGCTTGCTTGATGACTTTCTTTCTATGCAATGCTGTTGAGGGGCAGCTGATATCAACTGGTGCATTTGAAATAACATTAAATG atGTTCCCCTTTGGTCAAAATTGGAAACTGGTAGAATACCCCAACCCCCTGAACTTTTTCAGATGATTGATAACCATCTCAGTATGGCCAGCCCACAACTAAGTTTGAATTCATAA
- the LOC116921684 gene encoding ataxin-10 isoform X2 — MILVLKLLLKIMQKSIHISLSVECARILRNSCGKNWQTFPQTWNQLLEECMQLLKSFLSKESPVEEVVLSNIILQCIGNLLNLWPSLSGTIWDNLQSELCNLISHRDEKISLYSSCVMYGLLRNSAIMREEIVGEKWKDLVSGLIMSSHKGVLYSQFSIKLYLCDQNLLEKMYEKQELGSRLLLLHQISEFAPECEVDVRNWQFFSRLFQERSSIILRTCESSTMDLEAMEVTGLVEILAKSSSNHVCHRELCPDEDLLVITIDLLRSIHCLGQSGSNYFTAINDHFGSVEPHPALNFKCNLVRLLGNLCFKNPTAQDRVRELEAIAPLLECCNLDARNPFIQQWSILAIRNVCEKNTANQEIIGSMSQRGVVQPTVLEDLGMVVEATDSGISLRSAGLNQNP; from the exons ATGATTTTAG TTCTAAAGCTTTTGCTAAAAATCATGCAGAAATCAATACATATTTCATTATCAGTTGAATGTGCCCGCATTCTAAGAAACAGTTGTGGGAAAAACTGGCAAACATTCCCCCAGACATGGAATCAGTTGCTTGAAGAATGCATGCAGCTTTTAAAAAGCTTTCTTTCTAAAGAGTCTCCAGTGGAAGAAGTTGTGCTTTCCAATATAATTCTTCAATGCATTGGCAACCTATTAAACTTATGGCCAAGTTTATCTGGAACTATATGGGATAATCTTCAAAGTGAATTGTG taACCTAATTTCACACCGTGATGAGAAAATAAGTTTGTATTCATCTTGTGTCATGTATGGATTGCTCAGAAATTCTGCCATTATGAGGGAAGAAATTGTAGGCGAAAAATGGAAAGACCTAGTATCTGGGTTGATTATGTCTTCCCATAAAGGGGTACTGTATTC aCAATTTTCCATCAAATTATACCTATGTGACCAAAACCTGTtagaaaaaatgtatgaaaAGCAAGAATTAGGGTCGAGACTCCTACTCCTTCATCAGATTTCAGAATTCGCCCCAGAATGCGAAGTGGACGTCCGAAATTGGCAATTTTTCAGCCGACTATTTCAAG AAAGATCAAGCATAATTTTGCGAACTTGCGAAAGTTCAACGATGGATTTGGAAGCAATGGAAGTGACTGGCCTGGTTGAGATATTGGCAAAAAGCTCATCCAATCATGTATGCCATCGAGAGCTTTGCCCCGATGAGGACCTCTTGGTTATTACAATTG ATTTACTTCGCAGCATACATTGTCTAGGCCAATCAGGATCAAACTATTTTACGGCTATTAACGATCATTTTGGATCCGTTGAACCTCATCCGGCCTTAAATTTCAAATGCAATTTGGTGCGTTTGCTTGGAAATCTTTGTTTCAAAAATCCTACTGCCCAAGATCGAGTCCGTGAGCTCGAAGCTATCGCGCCGCTTCTCGAGTGCTGCAACTTGGATGCCCGTAACCCATTCATCCAACAGTGGTCTATTCTTGCGATTCGCAATGTATGTGAAAAGAACACAGCTAACCAAGAAATCATTGGGTCGATGAGTCAAAGAGGGGTTGTCCAGCCCACCGTGTTGGAAGATCTCGGTATGGTGGTTGAGGCAACCGATTCGGGGATTTCCCTACGTTCGGCtggtttaaatcaaaatcccTAG
- the LOC116921695 gene encoding 60S ribosomal protein L8: protein MGRVIRAQRKGAGGIFKSHTKHRKGAPKFRPEDFAERHGYIKGVVKDIIHDPGRGAPLAVVHFRDPYRYKTRKENFLAVEGMYTGQFIYCGKKATLQIGNVLPVGTMPEGTIVCNVEEQHGDRGTLARTSGNYATVIGHNTDTKKTRVKLPSGAKKVVSSNNRAMVGIVAGGGRIDKPILKAGRAYHKYKAKRNCWPIVRGVAMNPVEHPHGGGNHQHIGKASTVKRSTPAGRKVGLIAARRTGRIRGGKVEIKGDD, encoded by the exons ATGGGTCGTGTTATTCGTGCCCAGCGTAAAGGTGCCGGAGGAATTTTCAAGTCCCACACGAAACATCGCAAGGGAGCACCTAAATTTCGTCCTGAAGATTTCGCCGAACGTCATGGTTACATCAAGGGTGTCGTCAAG GACATCATCCATGATCCTGGTCGTGGAGCTCCTCTAGCAGTGGTCCACTTCCGTGACCCATACAGATACAAGACaaggaaagaaaactttttgGCTGTTGAGGGAATGTACACTGGCCAGTTCATCTACTGTGGCAAGAAAG cCACACTCCAGATTGGCAATGTTTTACCTGTTGGCACCATGCCTGAAGGTACTATTGTTTGCAATGTTGAGGAACAACACGGCGATCGAGGCACTCTTGCTCGTACATCTGGTAACTACGCCACTGTCATTGGTCACAATACCGATACCAAGAAGACCCGTGTCAAGCTGCCGTCTGGAGCCAAGAAAGTAGTTTCTTCCAACAATCGCGCTATGGTCG GTATTGTTGCTGGTGGCGGACGTATTGATAAGCCCATATTGAAAGCTGGTCGTGCCTATCACAAATACAAGGCTAAACGTAACTGCTGGCCGATTGTACGAGGTGTGGCTATGAACCCCGTTGAGCATCCCCACGGAGGTGGTAACCATCAACACATTGGTAAAGCTTCAACCGTCAAGAGAAGCACACCTGCAGGTCGCAAAGTTGGTCTTATTGCTGCCAGGCGAACGGGTCGTATCCGTGGTGGCAAAGTCGAAATTAAGGGTGATGATTAA
- the LOC116921693 gene encoding rhomboid-related protein 4, giving the protein MARQRRGIEMGVLMLMWQFFNTGLETFPPVTLLVIAGQIALYMGFIPVSWDAVTVCLSAQAVLRWREYERLVLSAFEHGDDLHLYYNMLSFLSKGRSLEQHFGSPYFAYLLTVFTVLTSATYVGLEVILSELFDDKQYLKTCAIGFSGVIFALKVLTTSYWDTGYRRYFGFRVSGKYAVWVELVAIQLMVPNTSFVGHLAGILVGIAYTQGPLKLVMDLPIQAVGLFNRPLATPTRSRSNWGSGVSGYGTAAGQPYGWNTTNDINYADYDEAIRRSYETLQTEETSGIINPDSAPLDQDEVRRRRLNRFNIT; this is encoded by the exons ATGGCAAGGCAGCGAAGAGGAATTGAAATGGGTGTGCTGATGCTCATGTGGCAATTTTTTAACACTGGTCTTGAAACTTTTCCACCAGTAACCCTACTCGTCATTGCAGGACAG ATTGCCTTGTACATGGGTTTTATACCTGTTTCGTGGGATGCTGTCACAGTCTGTCTGAGTGCTCAGGCTGTTTTAAGATGGAGAGAGTATGAACGCCTTGTACTATCAGCCTTTGAGCATGGTGATGATCTTCACCTTTACTACAACATGCTTTCGTTCCTATCAAAGGGTAGATCATTAGAGCAGCATTTTGGCAGTCCCTATTTTGCTTATCTGCTGACTGTGTTCACTGTCTTAACTAGTGCAACATATGTGGGACTGGAAGTGATTTTAAGTGAGTTATTTGATGACAAACAATACCTTAAAACATGTGCAATTGGCTTCTCTGGAGTCATATTTGCCCTCAAGGTGTTGACAACTTCATATTGGGATACAGGATATCGTAGATATTTTGGTTTCCGCGTCTCTGGAAAATATGCAGTATGGGTGGAATTGGTAGCAATTCAGTTGATGGTCCCCAATACCTCCTTTGTAGGCCATTTGGCGGGCATTTTAGTGGGAATCGCATACACTCAAGGACCTTTAAAGTTAGTCATGGATCTTCCTATCCAAGCCGTTGGGTTGTTTAATCGCCCGTTAGCGACCCCAACCCGTAGTCGCAGTAACTGGGGCTCGGGAGTGAGTGGATACGGGACTGCAGCAGGCCAACCTTACGGGTGGAATACTACTAACGACATAAATTACGCTGACTACGACGAAGCTATTCGGCGGAGCTACGAGACCCTACAAACCGAAGAAACATCTGGAATAATTAATCCCGATAGCGCACCTCTGGATCAAGACGAAGTCAGACGAAGAAGGTTAAATCGTTTCAACATCACGTAA